The proteins below are encoded in one region of Gopherus flavomarginatus isolate rGopFla2 chromosome 12, rGopFla2.mat.asm, whole genome shotgun sequence:
- the LOC127032513 gene encoding olfactory receptor 4D1-like, which translates to MEKKNFTTAVTEFVLLGLTQRPELQSFLYVTFFIVYINTWLGNFIIITTVISDYQLHTSMYILLPILAFLDISKSSVSTPKLLSDLLSQHKTISFNECILQMFFFHFFAGTMGFCLVGMVVDRYVAIYKPLQYLTIVNRGICMRIVALAWLVGLVHSAIRTGLLLQLPFCGPNILDNFYCDVPQVIKLACTNTHLAEMQMNFNSGLVIIILFIILLISYTIILIKIRTHVTEGKHKALSTCGTQITVMCLQFIPSIFIYALPIKQFALHKVVSVIYFVITPMLNPMVYTLRNPEMKKAIRRLLNRMLFSRWERQT; encoded by the coding sequence ATGGAGAAGAAGAATTTCACTACCGCAGTGACAGAATTTGTCCTCTTGGGCCTCACTCAGAGACCTGAGCTGCAGTCATTCCTTTATGTGACTTTCTTCATAGTCTACATAAACACCTGGCTGGGAAACTTCATTATTATCACCACTGTGATCTCTGACTATCAGCTCCACACCTCCATGTATATCCTGCTGCCCATCTTGGCTTTCCTAGATATCAGCAAATCATCAGTCAGTACTCCAAAATTACTCTCAGATCTCCTCTCACAGCATAAAACCATCTCATTCAATGAATGCATCCTTCAGATGTTTTTCTTCCACTTCTTTGCTGGCACTATGGGGTTTTGCCTTGTGGGGATGGTGGTCGATCGGTATGTGGCCATCTATAAACCACTGCAATACTTGACTATCGTGAACCGGGGTATATGCATGAGGATAGTGGCACTGGCATGGCTGGTTGGATTGGTTCACTCTGCTATTCGGACTGGACTGCTCCTCCAGTTACCATTCTGTGGTCCAAACATCCTGGACAATTTCTACTGTGATGTCCCACAAGTCATCAAACTGGCCTGCACCAACACTCACTTGGCTGAAATGCAGATGAATTTCAACAGTGGGTTAGTGATCATAATATTATTCATCATTCTGCTTATTTCTTACACCATCATCTTAATCAAGATCAGGACACATGTCACGGAAGGGAAGCACAAGGCTTTGTCCACCTGTGGAACCCAGATCACTGTGATGTGTTTGCAATTCATACCCAGCATCTTTATCTATGCTTTGCCCATCAAGCAGTTCGCCTTGCATAAGGTGGTCTCAGTCATTTACTTTGTAATCACCCCAATGCTGAACCCGATGGTCTACACCCTGAGAAACCCTGAGATGAAGAAGGCCATCAGGAGACTATTGAACAGAATGCTGTTCTCACGGTGGGAAAGACAGACATAG
- the LOC127032481 gene encoding olfactory receptor 10A7-like, with the protein MKYAEESRRRNLTVVTEFILQGLSNHQELEVPLFSMYLLFYTITLSGNILLITITMDPTLHNPMYFFLRVLSSLEICYTSVTVPKMLVNFLSEDKSISYMGCVVQMYFLLFLGASECFLLAAMAYDRYVAICNPLRYRLIMNRMVCLSLAVLSWFSGNVVSLIQTVWVFTLPFCGSNKINYFFCDIPPLIKLSCIDTSQYEMQLFSASILVIFTPFTLILVSYIFIISTILKMASAEGRHKAFSTCSSHLIVVTLYYGCSSLIYLRPNSINLPDSNKVLSLIYTTVTPTLNPFIYSLRNKEVKEALRRILGDMMKRKIFSHRK; encoded by the coding sequence ATGAAATACGCAGAAGAATCAAGAAGGAGGAACCTCACTGTGGTGACTGAATTCATTTTACAGGGATTGTCCAACCATCAGGAGCTGGAAGTGCCTCTGTTCTCCATGTATCTGTTATTTTACACCATTACGCTGAGTGGGAACATCCTTCTCATCACAATCACCATGGACCCAACTCTTCACAACCCCATGTATTTCTTTCTCCGGGTCTTATCCTCCCTGGAGATCTGCTACACCTCGGTCACTGTCCCCAAGATGCTGGTGAACTTCCTCTCAGAGGACAAGAGCATTTCCTACATGGGCTGTGTTGTACAAATGTATTTCCTGCTCTTTCTTGGGGCCTCTGAGTGCTTCCTTCTGGCCGCCATGGCGTatgatcgctatgtggccatatGCAACCCATTGAGGTACAGGCTCATCATGAACAGGATGGTGTGCCTTTCATTGGCAGTTCTCTCATGGTTCAGTGGGAATGTGGTGTCCCTAATACAGACAGTCTGGGTTTTCACCTTGCCATTTTGTGGCTCCAATAAGATAAACTATTTTTTCTGTGACATTCCCCCATTGATTAAGCTTTCTTGCATTGACACCTCTCAGTATGAAATGCAGTTGTTTTCAGCTTCTATACTGGTCATCTTCACTCCATTTACTCTCATCCTTGTGTCCTACATCTTTATTATCTCCACCATCTTAAAGATGGCATCGGCTGAAGGCAGAcacaaagccttctccacctgctcctcacacctcattgtggtgacgTTGTATTATGGCTGCAGCAGTCTGATCTATTTAAGACCCAACTCCATTAACTTACCAGACAGCAACAAAGTGCTATCTCTGATATACACAACTGTCACTCCGACCTTGAACCCTTttatctacagcctgaggaacaaggaggtaAAAGAGGCTCTGAGGAGAATATTGGGAGACATgatgaagagaaaaatattttctcataGAAAGTAA